In Rhizobium leguminosarum, one genomic interval encodes:
- a CDS encoding D-amino-acid transaminase, producing MRHVYVNGDFLSETEARVSIFDRGFLFADGVYEVTLVLDGRLVDFSGHMARLRRSLGELDMRFSLTEENLLAIHRELIERNEISEGLVYLQVTRGAADRDFIFPEESTPNTVVLFTQKKTIVDSPLAARGQHVVTLDDLRWRRCDIKTIQLLYPSMAKMQAKAQGADDAWLVKDGFITEGSSNNAYIVTTDGTIVTRDLSSDILHGITREAVLHCASDLQLRIEERPFTVEEIENAAEAFSTSASGLVNPVVNINGKPIGVGKPGSITAHLRKIYVERSRASAI from the coding sequence ATGCGTCACGTTTATGTCAATGGTGATTTTCTGTCGGAAACAGAAGCCCGTGTCTCGATTTTTGACCGCGGGTTCCTGTTTGCCGACGGCGTCTACGAGGTGACGCTGGTCCTCGACGGAAGGCTCGTCGATTTTTCCGGCCATATGGCCCGCCTGCGCCGTTCGCTCGGTGAACTGGATATGCGGTTCTCGTTGACGGAAGAAAACCTGCTGGCCATCCATCGCGAACTGATCGAGCGGAATGAAATCAGCGAGGGCCTGGTCTATCTCCAGGTGACGCGCGGGGCGGCGGACCGCGATTTCATCTTTCCGGAGGAATCGACGCCCAATACCGTTGTGCTCTTCACGCAGAAGAAGACGATCGTCGACAGCCCACTCGCCGCCCGCGGTCAGCATGTCGTCACGCTGGATGATCTGCGTTGGCGGCGCTGCGACATCAAGACTATCCAGCTTCTCTACCCATCGATGGCGAAGATGCAGGCCAAAGCCCAGGGGGCCGACGATGCGTGGCTGGTCAAGGACGGCTTTATCACCGAAGGTTCCTCAAACAACGCTTATATCGTCACCACGGACGGAACGATCGTCACACGGGACCTTTCCTCCGACATTCTGCACGGTATTACGCGCGAAGCCGTGCTGCACTGCGCCAGTGATCTTCAGCTTCGGATAGAGGAGCGGCCGTTTACAGTCGAGGAGATCGAGAACGCCGCCGAAGCCTTCTCGACGTCTGCATCCGGTCTCGTGAACCCCGTCGTAAATATCAATGGCAAGCCGATCGGAGTCGGTAAACCGGGCTCGATTACAGCGCATCTGCGCAAAATTTACGTCGAGCGGAGCCGGGCTTCGGCGATCTAG
- a CDS encoding IS110 family transposase, with protein sequence MKHFAGLDVSVKETSICIVDETGKICREIKVVSHPDDLADVLTDASWNFVRVGLEAGPLSQWLFSGLVEAGLPAICIETRHAKAFLKAQVNKTDRNDARGIAQMMRVNLFRPVHVKTLASQKRRVLLTARKLLQEKAIAIENDIRGLLRNFGLKVGIVGAGKFEERIRDLAGDMPELCDIMDALLVARQKLREQFTVLHERLLSIAKNDAVCRRLMTIPGVGPVVALAFAATIDVPARFRSSKAVGPSLGLTPRLHQSGEDSRIGRVSLCGDPMMRTLLYEAAQVLLTVVKKWSWLKAWAMNVARRRGRQKATVALARRLAVVMHRIWSDGSEFRWTREEAGSAM encoded by the coding sequence ATGAAGCATTTTGCCGGACTGGACGTTTCTGTCAAAGAGACCTCCATTTGCATTGTAGACGAAACGGGTAAGATTTGCCGCGAGATAAAGGTTGTCAGCCATCCCGACGATCTTGCCGATGTGCTGACTGATGCTTCCTGGAATTTCGTGCGGGTTGGGCTTGAGGCCGGGCCTTTGTCGCAATGGTTGTTCAGTGGCCTGGTGGAAGCCGGGTTGCCAGCGATCTGCATCGAGACACGGCACGCGAAGGCGTTCCTGAAGGCACAGGTTAACAAGACCGACCGAAACGACGCTCGCGGTATCGCACAGATGATGCGTGTCAATCTCTTCCGACCGGTCCATGTCAAAACGCTGGCAAGCCAGAAGCGGCGCGTTCTGCTGACCGCACGCAAACTGCTTCAGGAGAAGGCCATTGCTATCGAGAACGACATCCGTGGCCTGTTGCGTAACTTCGGTTTGAAGGTTGGTATTGTTGGTGCTGGAAAGTTCGAGGAACGCATCCGGGATCTCGCCGGTGATATGCCGGAGCTGTGCGACATCATGGATGCCCTTCTTGTGGCGCGACAGAAACTTCGTGAGCAGTTCACCGTGCTTCACGAGCGGCTGCTGTCCATTGCGAAGAATGACGCTGTTTGCAGAAGGCTGATGACAATTCCGGGCGTTGGGCCTGTTGTCGCTCTGGCTTTCGCGGCCACGATAGACGTTCCGGCCCGCTTCCGAAGTTCGAAAGCCGTTGGCCCTTCTCTCGGGCTAACCCCACGCCTGCATCAATCCGGTGAGGACAGTCGAATAGGCCGCGTCTCTCTGTGCGGCGATCCCATGATGCGAACGCTGCTTTATGAAGCGGCGCAAGTTTTGCTGACAGTCGTGAAGAAGTGGTCCTGGTTGAAGGCCTGGGCGATGAATGTCGCCAGGCGTCGGGGGCGGCAGAAAGCAACTGTCGCTCTCGCCCGTAGGCTGGCTGTCGTCATGCATAGAATATGGTCTGATGGCAGTGAGTTCCGCTGGACGCGAGAGGAGGCCGGCAGCGCCATGTAA
- a CDS encoding AAA family ATPase: MVKEGAQASGGQRLDALRSDNDASSPTEKLVEQILDSANRLLDCVREAGADTERTGNRRVLRSFSLGEVAEILGVSGSYLRQLSLDGLGPTPKLGTARRRSYTLRQINELRDYLASARPKEALKFRPHRRKGEKLQIITVAPGSTSAATSLYLAQGLALKGFRVLAIDLDNDGALSEMYGWFTSASYYPDSSMEVALRLDNPRSISSIIEKTCFDGLDFVPSTPGLGFFEFECMQRHFNGEDVDGTDASLRMVRALKDVEEDYDVVVIRCGGKSFLNAGAIEAATGILITARAGWADVEKASYYMMYVARFLAEIEKTGRPVNLKFHRYLLTEYNPRDVSEQKAFARMREKLGDHLLTATVWKSDAIQQAEKMKQSLYELTAGAVGRSAYDQAMETLSSANAEIMDIISEVWGRPPVYVSQASLLASTGRAKSISGSSHERQ, translated from the coding sequence ATGGTGAAGGAAGGGGCCCAAGCCTCCGGAGGACAACGGCTAGACGCACTGAGATCCGATAATGATGCCAGTTCTCCAACAGAGAAGTTGGTGGAGCAGATTCTAGACTCGGCCAACCGACTCTTGGATTGCGTCCGCGAGGCGGGCGCTGATACCGAACGTACCGGGAACCGCAGGGTTTTACGTTCTTTCTCTTTGGGCGAGGTTGCCGAGATTTTGGGCGTGTCGGGCAGTTACCTGCGCCAGTTGTCACTTGATGGGCTGGGGCCGACACCGAAGCTAGGGACCGCACGGCGACGCTCCTATACGCTTCGACAAATTAACGAACTCCGCGATTATCTCGCATCGGCCCGTCCGAAAGAGGCTTTGAAGTTTCGCCCGCACAGGCGCAAGGGTGAGAAACTACAAATCATCACAGTAGCTCCCGGCTCCACCTCGGCCGCTACATCGTTATATCTGGCTCAGGGCCTCGCGCTCAAGGGATTCCGCGTTCTCGCTATAGATCTCGATAATGACGGCGCATTGTCGGAAATGTATGGCTGGTTCACCAGCGCCTCCTACTACCCCGATTCGAGCATGGAGGTCGCTTTACGCCTTGATAACCCTCGGAGTATCAGCTCAATAATCGAAAAAACCTGTTTTGATGGTCTTGATTTTGTGCCAAGCACTCCCGGGCTGGGTTTTTTCGAATTTGAATGTATGCAACGCCACTTCAACGGGGAGGACGTTGATGGGACAGATGCTAGCCTTAGGATGGTGCGTGCGCTCAAGGATGTGGAGGAGGATTATGACGTCGTCGTTATCCGCTGTGGAGGTAAATCCTTTTTGAACGCGGGTGCGATTGAAGCAGCGACCGGCATACTGATAACGGCCCGGGCGGGCTGGGCTGATGTCGAGAAAGCTTCCTATTACATGATGTACGTAGCGCGGTTCCTGGCGGAGATCGAAAAGACCGGAAGACCGGTGAATCTCAAATTTCACAGGTATTTGTTGACAGAGTATAACCCGCGTGACGTCTCAGAACAGAAGGCATTCGCACGAATGCGGGAAAAACTGGGGGATCATCTGTTAACTGCGACGGTCTGGAAATCAGACGCGATCCAGCAAGCGGAGAAGATGAAGCAATCGTTGTATGAATTGACGGCTGGAGCGGTAGGCCGATCGGCTTACGACCAAGCGATGGAAACCCTGAGCTCCGCCAATGCGGAGATAATGGATATAATATCCGAGGTTTGGGGCCGTCCCCCGGTGTATGTCTCGCAGGCTTCGCTTTTGGCGAGCACAGGTAGGGCGAAATCCATCTCTGGATCGTCTCATGAGAGACAATGA
- a CDS encoding IS5 family transposase codes for MPYKHNADRRHHIGKMKFRVTNWREYEAGLRQRGSLTLWVTPEALIGWRAPRRKTRGGQARYSDLAIETALTLGCVFGMRLRQTEGLLHSLLDLMGLKVPVPDHTTLSRRAQKWEPSARRNRPLPNGPLHVLVDSTGLKVYGAGQWLEEKHGVKSRRNWRKLHLAVDADSGEIIAHRLTDQNTDDPSQVAPLLDQVDGEIDQFTADGAYDGKPTYQAILQHSCTATIVIPPRVTAVACCDTGPPGQREKHIAAIASDGRLKWQAVTGYGKRALIETAIGRYKAQIGRRLRARSFAAQQTEAAIGCIALNRMLAGGRPESLRHQVRQA; via the coding sequence ATGCCGTACAAACACAACGCAGATCGTCGTCACCATATCGGAAAGATGAAATTCAGGGTGACGAATTGGCGGGAATACGAAGCAGGTCTGCGTCAGCGTGGTAGCCTGACATTATGGGTAACGCCGGAGGCGCTAATCGGGTGGCGCGCTCCCCGACGCAAGACCCGGGGCGGCCAAGCCCGGTATTCCGATCTCGCAATCGAAACGGCCCTGACGCTGGGTTGCGTTTTCGGAATGCGGCTGCGCCAGACCGAGGGATTGCTACACTCGCTGCTGGATCTCATGGGGCTGAAAGTCCCTGTTCCGGATCATACGACGCTGAGCCGCAGGGCGCAGAAGTGGGAGCCATCAGCCCGACGAAACCGGCCGCTGCCGAACGGCCCGCTGCATGTGCTTGTCGACAGCACGGGATTGAAAGTGTACGGCGCCGGACAATGGCTGGAGGAGAAGCATGGTGTGAAGTCGCGACGGAACTGGCGCAAGCTTCACCTGGCAGTGGATGCCGACAGTGGCGAAATCATTGCTCATAGGCTGACAGACCAGAACACGGATGATCCTTCCCAGGTGGCGCCATTGCTCGATCAGGTCGACGGCGAGATCGACCAGTTCACAGCCGACGGGGCCTATGACGGCAAACCAACCTATCAGGCGATCCTGCAGCATAGCTGCACCGCGACCATCGTCATTCCACCTCGTGTCACGGCAGTGGCATGCTGTGATACCGGACCGCCTGGTCAGCGGGAGAAGCACATTGCCGCGATCGCAAGCGACGGTCGGCTGAAATGGCAGGCTGTTACCGGCTATGGTAAACGGGCTCTGATCGAAACCGCCATCGGGCGGTACAAGGCACAGATCGGACGACGCTTGCGGGCTCGCTCTTTCGCCGCTCAGCAGACCGAAGCGGCCATCGGTTGCATCGCTCTCAACCGCATGCTGGCGGGTGGACGCCCGGAGTCTCTCCGGCATCAAGTCAGGCAGGCATAA
- a CDS encoding cation-translocating P-type ATPase, translated as MHAPTLTESVLALSATSSSAEEVRLASHSLGAGLRQLDLSIPDAHCGGCISSIESALSALAFVPKARVNLTARRVSCIYQEEIDGRATDPSEILAAIGAAGYRAHVFTPTAPETDRIRNQLLLALGVSGFAAANIMLLSVSVWSGADAATRDMFHWISAMIAAPALVYAGRFFFKSAWSALKRGRTNMDVPISLAVTLSYAVSLWETMHHGEHAWFDASVSLLFFLLIGRTLDHAMREKARAAINGLARLAPRGALLMIPDGSRRYIAVEEIAVGDNISIAAGERIPVDGMIISGESDVDLSIVTGESSPLAVAAGSAVNSGAMNLTGSLVLRATKVARDSLLSEIIGLMEAAEGGRARYRRVADRAAALYSPAVHLLALASFLAWGLLGGDWKQAMLVAVAVLIITCPCALGLAVPVVQVVAAGELFRRGIMVKDGSALERLAETDIVAFDKTGTLTMGHPRLVRTEATDAGDAAIAPALAAHSRHPLSQALVRDMEIVSSVAFDRITEIPGGGLEAWSGPDVYRLGNRAFACGTGLTPAADSPFSEVVLSKNDADLARFLFDDTLRPGAASAVRQLATTGLETLMISGDRQTVVDNTAQALGIDRAMGALAPKQKVEECRKLSTEGHRVLMVGDGINDAPALAAAHVSMAPATASDIGRQAADLVFFHERLDAVPEAIAVARRSASLIRQNFALAIGYNVLAVPIAIAGLATPLIAAVAMSTSSIIVVTNALRLNAFGKRPPLRTKARAGGNPEVKTA; from the coding sequence ATCCACGCACCAACGCTCACGGAAAGCGTTCTCGCCCTCAGCGCGACATCGTCCAGCGCCGAAGAAGTCCGCCTTGCCAGCCATTCGCTCGGGGCCGGATTGCGCCAGCTCGACCTCAGCATACCCGACGCCCACTGCGGCGGCTGCATATCGAGCATCGAAAGCGCTTTGTCGGCGCTTGCCTTCGTCCCCAAAGCGCGGGTCAATCTGACCGCCAGACGGGTCAGTTGCATCTATCAGGAGGAGATCGACGGGCGGGCGACCGATCCGTCCGAAATTCTCGCGGCGATCGGCGCGGCCGGTTACCGGGCACATGTCTTCACGCCGACAGCTCCCGAAACCGACCGGATCCGGAACCAGCTGCTGCTGGCGCTCGGCGTCTCCGGCTTTGCAGCCGCCAACATCATGCTGCTCTCGGTGTCGGTCTGGTCGGGCGCCGATGCCGCGACCCGCGATATGTTTCACTGGATCTCGGCGATGATCGCGGCGCCGGCGCTGGTTTATGCTGGACGCTTCTTCTTCAAATCGGCCTGGAGCGCGCTGAAGCGCGGGCGCACCAACATGGACGTTCCGATCTCGCTTGCCGTGACGCTGTCCTATGCGGTCTCCCTATGGGAAACCATGCACCATGGCGAACATGCCTGGTTCGACGCGTCGGTGTCTCTGCTGTTCTTCCTGCTGATCGGGAGAACCCTCGATCATGCGATGCGGGAAAAAGCCCGCGCGGCGATCAACGGGCTTGCCAGACTGGCGCCGCGCGGGGCGCTGCTGATGATACCGGACGGGTCGCGGCGTTACATCGCGGTCGAAGAGATCGCCGTCGGAGATAACATCTCGATTGCGGCCGGCGAACGCATTCCCGTCGATGGCATGATCATCAGCGGCGAGAGCGACGTCGACCTCTCCATCGTCACCGGTGAAAGCAGCCCGCTCGCCGTCGCCGCAGGCAGCGCGGTGAATTCGGGTGCGATGAACCTAACCGGCTCGCTCGTCCTGCGGGCGACGAAAGTGGCAAGGGATTCGCTTCTTTCGGAGATCATCGGCCTGATGGAAGCGGCCGAGGGCGGCAGGGCTCGTTATCGCCGGGTCGCCGATCGCGCCGCAGCACTTTATTCCCCCGCCGTGCACCTGTTGGCGCTGGCCTCCTTCCTCGCCTGGGGCCTGCTCGGCGGCGACTGGAAACAGGCCATGCTGGTCGCGGTCGCGGTACTGATCATTACCTGCCCCTGCGCATTGGGCCTTGCTGTTCCGGTGGTCCAGGTGGTCGCAGCCGGTGAACTTTTCCGCCGGGGCATCATGGTCAAGGACGGTTCGGCGCTCGAAAGGCTGGCCGAGACCGACATCGTCGCCTTCGACAAGACCGGCACACTGACGATGGGCCACCCCCGCCTCGTCCGGACCGAAGCGACCGACGCGGGCGATGCCGCAATCGCCCCAGCATTGGCGGCGCATTCACGCCATCCCCTTTCCCAGGCTCTGGTACGGGACATGGAGATCGTTTCCTCCGTCGCCTTCGACAGGATCACGGAAATTCCCGGCGGGGGACTGGAAGCCTGGAGCGGACCGGACGTCTATCGGCTGGGCAACCGGGCCTTCGCCTGCGGAACTGGCCTCACGCCGGCGGCCGATAGTCCGTTCTCGGAGGTGGTTTTGTCGAAGAACGACGCCGATCTCGCCCGTTTCCTGTTCGACGACACCCTTCGCCCGGGGGCTGCCTCGGCTGTCCGCCAGCTTGCCACAACCGGCCTTGAAACGCTGATGATTTCAGGTGACAGGCAGACAGTCGTCGACAATACTGCGCAGGCTCTCGGCATCGACAGGGCCATGGGCGCCTTGGCGCCGAAACAGAAGGTCGAGGAGTGCCGGAAGCTGAGCACGGAAGGCCACCGCGTGCTCATGGTCGGAGACGGGATCAACGATGCTCCCGCCCTTGCCGCCGCGCATGTCTCGATGGCGCCCGCCACCGCATCCGACATCGGCAGGCAGGCCGCCGACCTCGTATTTTTCCACGAGCGTCTCGATGCCGTGCCGGAAGCAATCGCTGTCGCGCGAAGATCCGCGAGCCTCATTCGGCAGAATTTTGCTCTCGCCATCGGCTACAACGTGCTGGCTGTTCCGATCGCGATCGCCGGATTGGCGACACCGCTGATCGCCGCGGTGGCCATGTCGACATCCTCGATCATCGTCGTAACCAACGCGCTGCGGCTGAACGCCTTCGGCAAACGGCCGCCCCTGCGGACCAAGGCGCGCGCCGGCGGCAATCCGGAGGTCAAAACCGCATGA
- the ccoS gene encoding cbb3-type cytochrome oxidase assembly protein CcoS — MNMLIYLIPIALLMGGIGLLAFLWSLKSGQYDDLEGAAWRILTEDETDRKKS, encoded by the coding sequence ATGAACATGCTGATCTATCTGATACCGATTGCGCTGCTCATGGGCGGAATAGGCCTCCTGGCATTCCTCTGGTCATTGAAGAGCGGCCAGTATGACGACCTTGAGGGCGCTGCCTGGCGAATCCTGACCGAGGACGAAACCGACAGGAAGAAATCCTGA
- a CDS encoding Crp/Fnr family transcriptional regulator produces MLAKNPIPLRSDLFNGLDEATIEELAATAQFRSFAPDERIIAEGQQGSFVYCVMRGFVRLSKSETAGREADICICEPGGTFGEYLLSGVGSYAYTAWSADGSEVALFELSDLRALADRYPVMHCNVMRITTRHLLGAMDCIAGDRLHTAAQRVANYLISRCPASASQATFRLPYRKRILAGKLGLAPEALSRAFAALVPVGVEVRGKVVLVDSVELLRKAC; encoded by the coding sequence ATGCTTGCGAAAAATCCCATACCTCTGCGGTCTGACCTGTTCAACGGCCTGGACGAGGCGACGATAGAAGAACTCGCCGCCACGGCTCAGTTCCGGAGCTTCGCACCGGACGAGCGGATCATCGCCGAGGGCCAGCAGGGGTCCTTCGTCTATTGCGTCATGCGCGGCTTCGTGCGGCTTTCAAAGTCGGAGACCGCCGGGCGCGAGGCAGATATCTGCATCTGCGAGCCGGGCGGCACTTTCGGCGAATATCTCCTGTCGGGAGTCGGCTCCTACGCCTACACCGCATGGTCGGCTGACGGGTCCGAGGTAGCGTTATTCGAGCTTTCGGACTTGCGGGCGCTTGCCGACCGATATCCCGTCATGCATTGCAACGTCATGCGAATCACGACTCGGCATCTGCTCGGCGCGATGGATTGCATCGCAGGAGACCGGCTGCACACGGCCGCGCAGCGTGTTGCCAATTACCTCATCAGCCGATGCCCAGCCTCGGCCTCGCAGGCCACCTTTCGCCTGCCTTACCGGAAGAGAATTCTCGCCGGCAAGCTGGGGCTTGCGCCCGAAGCTCTTTCGCGGGCTTTCGCCGCGCTTGTTCCTGTAGGGGTCGAAGTCAGAGGCAAGGTCGTCCTGGTCGACAGCGTCGAACTGCTGCGCAAAGCGTGCTGA